The DNA region CAGCAAGCAATGGTGTAGCATAAGCAGCTCGACCAAGCTCTAAATAAGATTCATAAGTCACATCGACTTACCTGTTTCTTCACTAGCAGGTCAACGTGTTCTATGGTGTGTCTGTggttgaaaagaaaaaactacCGTAAACATCAGCGAATCAAGAACTCTTGTGTCCCCACTTGTGAACAAGCCGTCAGTGTACCTTTTTATACCATCCCCCAACAATGATGGCAGGTACAGTatcctattttatttttctttaattttattattacgacgtataatacatgttttgggatagttattttgaggtttagggggtatttaggggcacctaaagggttaattccgatttctgCGGTAATTCTCGTTCGTAAtccgggggactacctgtaatttgttttgcattgtacagattttttcccccttttttgatAAAGACTAAACACAAAATAgaaaaagatttatttcaaatgagaaaaaaaagaagtaaaacaaacaaatttttaACACATCAATGCAAAATTTTAGAAATGAACatgcaaaatgaaatgaaaaattactaaatattacattgaTAAAATGCAAAGTAACCAAAAAGGTTTGACTATGTTAAAAAAGAATACGttagggaaaaaataaaaagcctgtttagatcaattttgtaaCTGATGGAATTAAAAATGCCAAAGAAACGTTGAATTGACAATCTCAATACCTacaaattaccataattttcggaatgTGGTGTCCACATACTACTACACTAAAACACTTGCAGCTCAATGGCCtgtaaaaatccagaaataagcCGCgcaggactataaaccacaaatTGAATGAATAAAGTATTTTCCCCTTTTTCTCTTCCTATTCCCTTTTAGCCAAGCTGGACATTGCCGCAAATGTGATTGCTGAAAACTTGGGTCGTAACTGGCGTAGATTAGGACGACAGCTGGGTCTGACCGAAACTAAACTGGATTCCGTCTCAACGAGACATCCGAACGATTTGGACGAGACTGCCAGAGAGCTGCTGAAGGAATGGCGCAAGAATCGTGGATCCGAAGTCTGCGTTAAAGACTTAGTTAGGGCTCTCAGGGCATGCCACCAAAATCTCACAGCTGATAAAGTGGAGGATGCCTGGATGATACCTCAATAGAGAACCAATGACATATTAATATTTAACCCATGTATATAATGCAGCAGATTTGTGGTCATTTAGAATATGTATTAAGATATAGGTGCGCATAACACAATCTGAGATGGTTGGAAAGACcaatttatttacagtatttgcccggtaaataaaattcttttttacttgtacttgagtatattttatttatttatttttttggacgactacttttacttgagtaataatattttgaagtaccgctacttttacttgagtaaaatttttggctaccctACCCACTTCTGGCAAACAGACGTCGACGTAACTCAGACCTTACAGCTCGTTCCACCTGCTGAAATAAGGAATCCgaaaatgaaattttaaatcacaatttaatagaaataatttttaaaataattaaaacaaatcattaaaataattgaaataatcatagaataaataaatagaaatacaaattaattgatcatttaaaatattaaaataatgagtcattaaacattttttaaataaaaattaatgatttaaaataagttcataaaataattaatcatgaaaataattaaaaatacattcattccTTTTcaatgccgcttatcctcacaagggtcgcggttatgctggagcctatcctggCTTACTACGGACAGTAGGTGGCGTACagcctgaatcggttgccagccaatcgcaggccaCAATGACCCGTACAACCATTCACGTAtacactcatacctatggacaatttagagtgttccatCAGCCTACCACgcgtgtttttggaatgtggggggaaatcgGAGTCCCCGGAGAAAAACCCACGTAGGCACGGGgctaacatgcaaactccacacaggatggCCGGAGCTCTGAGATtgtacccttgatctcagaactgtgaagcagacgtgctaaccactcagccacctaatttaaaataattaatcattgaaataattaaatagataaaaaaaaaaaaaaaaaaaaagaaacaatgtAATATATCAGGCGTGAAATATTTGGGCTATAATTTGACTTCAGGTATGACATTATCACAGAAAGCTGCTACCGTATAATAGACATATTTTCAGGTGATTCTCTTTAAATGTAcaccatacaaaaaaataaataaatacaagtacTGGGACTGAAATTCTTACATAACACGAAAGTGACTTGGTTGTATTTATTGTCGTATTTCGTGTTTTtatgacatattaaaaatatctgtaattactcgaactaaaaaaacaaaagcttttGTTGGAGAAAAGTACATCTTTTATGCCTTCAGGAACCTAGCTACCGAGTTTCTAAAGAAAAATCCATGTTGATAAAGGTTCTTCaggtcatttttaaagtatgtATCATTCAATTAACTGTACAGTTTACCTACTTATTGTGGTCatgcaaaaaagtaattcagGTTTAAAAATTGTGCGTGTAAGAAAACAATACTCTGTACAAGCCTGACATCAGCGAGTGTACAGCTGAGGTTTTCAAAAGACAAATTTAGACTGCTAAATGGTGTGGATAcattttattataatttattaaaagatacataaagttgctcttattaaaaaaaaaaaaaacaggggttttgaggaagaaaaaaaataatgccaatgTTTAAGTCTTCAGGAAAGTATGTAATGGGTAAAAATAGGAGGCTTTACGAGCATGCCTCAAACACAAAGATCCTTCCAAAATGGAAGGGTTACCAGACTAATTTCCGGATAGCCCCAAAAATTATGTGACCAATTTGATGGGTTAAATACTCCTAACATGCATgcttttggaatgtgggaggaaacttgAGTACCCGTCGTAAACCCCACACAGGAAGGAGGAGGAACAAGCAAACCTTACACAATGATGCATGACAGTCagacattcagtcatgacagtgccACCTCAATTACATTGAATTGTATTATGAGCAGAAAGTtaaatgaatagttttatggcTAAAGTGTTTTTAGAATTATTTTTGAATAAATCGTACCAATGAGAAAGGTGACTCATCTTCAAATTGTGTACACGTATGGCCATTGACAACGCCGGTATGTAACTACCTAACtcttatttgaatgttttttttatcaaacttgGTAACGCAACATATACTGTTttgaatatttatttagttCACTTGGATTGACTCAGGTATGAGATAAGTGTACTGTATGTACGTAGTGGTAGCTTTTGGAATACAAAAGGACAGATGGTTAAAAATGGTCCAACATATTCCCTCATCATTGTTcagatatgtacagtatgctttTCGAGGTACCGTAGTTGTTGCTTGTTGCACTTTTTAAGTGAAAACGTTTGCAAAACAGCACTTATTATGCAATTACAAGATGATTTTGTTTTGTAAGAGAAGGTACACCAACTGTATCAGTATTTCTGTATTTCTTCAGGATGTGAAAGGAATGAatatatgcacaaaacaaatgcgtactgtactaaagtaatgggaaatgaatgaatatatgcacaaaacaaatgcgtaCTGTACTAAAGTAATGTTCAGGAAATCTTTTGAAATAACGAGATAATCGTATCattgcagatatttttaaatacataactGTCTAGGGCTTTGAAGCCTGCTTTTTTGCCCCTACCTTTAACCTCTCCTTGTCCCCTTGTTGAAATTGACACTTTCAGATGTATGTTTTATCGCGTTGTAGGTGTTTGCAGGTACTAGCAGTGGGGTGGAGATGGCTAGTAGAACTCAGCTGGCTGTCCATTTGGTCTGGATACTGTTTAAACTTATTCATTGCGCTtactaaattctttaaaaatatactAACATATAACTCTTCAGATGTAGCATTGTTTATGTTCAATATTCTATGTTGTGtaattttgtgaacattagttcctatttgttttttgttatggtaCTGGGTCTTTTAAATTGGACACTCTTGAACCAATACGTTTGTAATGAAACTGAGTTGTACACCAACCTATTGTTTGCTCATTTTAATAGTAAGAAGGCAGTTGTTGTTCTTAAACACATaaagttaacttgtaaccagCTTTGTTaatctaactttaaaaaaaaaaaaaaagagttacagttacaaatgactagtaaatgagttagtaactcatgtactgtataattTATTCATCTCGCTcactaaactctttaaaaacatactaacaataaaataattacattaccaTAAATGTTTAATAAAGCATAAAGTTTATAAACATTGCGTTTTGAAGTAATTCCTTAATCTGTTATTACTGATGTACGTTTATGTGTACCCTTGCCTTCAACTGGAAACAGGGCTGTTTAAGAAAACAATCTGGGGGCTGTGTGTGCCCCCCTCTTGAAGGCCTAACATCATAAAAGTCAACACGTTTGTGGCTCCTCTCTATCCCCTAACAAGGGGTTCGTTGTCATTATCCTTAAAGACAGTCTtttagactttaaaaaaaaaaagtctttttaaatATGAACGAGTGGGGATAACATATCAGCTCAccctaatttttataataatattaaagtACTCAATTAATATTCAAAATTAAGTTTGTTTAACTTATATCCAtctacttttttatattgtaagAAATCTATGTTAGTAACATGCGGATGTTGTAATCTCAATGACCTATAAATCTAAaagttacttcttttttttttttttttctcccctgaaCATAGAAGacgatattttgttttttggtgtgatAGTTGATGTTTTAAATAGAACACTCTACCACTAATACAATTTTAACGAAACTGAGATGCAAATCGTCCTAATGTTTGCTCATTTTAATAGTAAGACGGCAGTTGCTGTTCTTAAACACaaaagttaacttgtaaccagttttttaatgttacttttaaaaagtattgagttacagttacaaatgacttctccccaaaagtaaaTGAACTAGTATCTCATGTAGTGTATAACTTTAGTCATCTCGCTCACTAATCTCTTTATAAACTTACTAACAACGAAAAAGTTACATTCCCATAAATgtctaaatatactgtacagagttTAGAGACAGTGTGTTTTAAAGTAAGTCTTCCAAACCCCCTGaattttcaacattttatgtcacGTAATTTTGATTTCTAAGTGAATATTAGTTTCCATTTGTTTTTGTCATGGTAGGGGTCTTTTAAGTGGAACACTCTTGAACTAATACGTTTGCTATGAAACTGAGTTGTACATCATCCTAATGTTTGCTCATCTTAATAGTAAGACGGTAGTTGTCGTTCTTAAACACAAACGTTAACTTGTAACCACTGTTGTTCAtcgtactttaaaaagtaaagagttacagttacaaattacttctgccAAAAAAGTAAATGAGCTGGTAAGTCATGGTGTGTATAAACTTATTCATCTCACttactaaactctttaaaaacatactaacaataaaataattacattaccataaatgtttaaatatgcATACAGTTTATAAACAATGCGTTTTAAAGTAAGTCATCCAAATCCCCTGAATTACAAGTATTAACAGAGGCTGTTTATACAGCGCTTCAGATGCAGCATTCTTTtatattcaacattttatgtcatgTCATTTTAGTTTCTAAGTGGATGTTAGTTTCCATTTGTTTTTGTCATAGTTGGGGGTCTTTTAAATGGAACACTCTCCAACTAATACGTTTGTCATGAAACTGAGATGCAAATCGTACTAATGTTTGCTCATTTTAATAGTAAGACGGCAGTTGCCGTTCTTAAACACaaaagttaacttgtaaccagtgtttttaattttacttttaaaaagtaatgagttacagttacaaatgacttctccccaaaagtaaaTGAATTAGTATCTCATGTAGTGTATAACTTTAGTCATCTCGCTCACTAATCTCTTTATAAACTTACTAACAACGAAAAAGTTACATTCCCATAAATGTCTAAATATACAGAGTTTAGAGACAATGTGTTTTGTAGTTGGAAGTAAATCCCCAAACCCCAAGAATTACCACTATAAACATTGACATAATATCTACCTAACACTTCAGATGCAGTACTCTTTCATATTCAGCATTTTATGTtatgcttttcatgttctacacgttattaccttatacattctataacatctttcacatcatagatgtttatattaacagattgaagaataagaacactatttacagtattttggagcatttggtatttatttatatcaaatatattacagtctgttaagaaaactcAAACCTAAACTTCGGGACCATTCACCAGCgcaaatctctgaaactgtatgttaggtCTACTGCACAATAACCAGAACACTACGCTTCATTGCGCCGTAGGCGGGAGCTATCGAAGAGGGCGGAGTTTCGCGTCGAGTATTGAGACATGTTTCGAATCAGTCGGCCTGCGGGATCGCAAGGAAGAAGTTGGGGAGAAAAGACTCTTCAGCAACATAACtggtatgtcactaactctTATTTGAATACTTTTAAGTATAAAGAGCATGCTAACTTTGTGAAATAGAATGAATTAAACCCGGTTGAAATACATAATTATTTGCCTAAATGTATATATGAGTACCAACCTATAGTTGCAGCAAAAAGCTGACTAGGGCTGAAGTCGATGCTCTGCCTGCAGTATCTGTGGTGAAATGTTCAAGCAAACTTCATACTTGAAAGATGCTCTACTTTGGAGTAAATGGAAAGAAGTTACTTGGATATAAAAACGGGTTTCAcaaatgcttgaaaatgaacTCATGCAAGACTTTTTAAAACTTATTATAGAACTACAAACCTGACAGAGGAGACTTCATCCAGAAGGTGAAAGATTCGCCGCAAGTTAAGGTAGGCTTTCCAAAAATGCTCACTTAGCAATGCTACAAAACTAGCCTACACGCAGACCACACCCACCCAAATCCCATGGTTCTTAAGGGTTTTGTTCAGACATGCCTGGACATGCCTAGACATGCCTGGACACGTTCCCCCTTCTCACCCACACTTTCCCATAACCCCTCCTTGTTTCCCAACAGGTACGGGTCAAAGGGCACATCGCTTTCACCGGACATCCGGACATGCCTGGACACACTTCCCTTCTCACCCACACTTTCCCATAACCCCCCTTGTTTCCCTACAGGTGCGGGTCAAAGGGCAACATCGGGTAATCCCTTAATTGAGGGGGTGACAGGTGGGGGTCAAAGGTCAACCCATCAATCAAAGGTCAAAAGGTCAACCTGTCAATCAAAGGTCAAAGGTAGGGTCATAAATCATCATAAATCAACGCCCACATTCCTGAGTGAAGATAACTGGATATTCCTACTCtctcacatgctctctgtttttttcgtgcttttcaaagtttggatggctgaaattctttgaccctacataaaatgcgctgctcttatcggtgaaattgggattctcacggcacattttgtaccgcatttccgtgcgagcatcaattgcttctagccatggtacctcctgtagccacttttcagcaaaagtcctttttttcggtagctccggtgacgtctctgtcgtctgtctgtcttttgacgggggtgggggaacacggaagtaatttagtgatggccaaatgaagcctcatgaagcaatgaagctttgcagccaattggtttgcacatgtagcaaagcttcatggtgcttcatttaccctatggcgccatcaagtggtctagaagcccaagaggtcaacattgttaagaattca from Corythoichthys intestinalis isolate RoL2023-P3 chromosome 8, ASM3026506v1, whole genome shotgun sequence includes:
- the LOC130921125 gene encoding FAS-associated death domain protein-like; this translates as MMAAKLDIAANVIAENLGRNWRRLGRQLGLTETKLDSVSTRHPNDLDETARELLKEWRKNRGSEVCVKDLVRALRACHQNLTADKVEDAWMIPQ